Below is a genomic region from Apteryx mantelli isolate bAptMan1 chromosome 22, bAptMan1.hap1, whole genome shotgun sequence.
GAAACAAGCCTGGAGGTCCTCGCTTGCGGACAGGCCTGGGCAGCATCCCAGCAACAGCAGCTGGTGCTCAGCATGAGGACAGCAACTCCTGCCCCCCATCCATGCCCTGGCTCAGGCTGCCCAAAAACTTACCTCAGAGGCAACATCATCTTTGATGACAATGTTCCCAATTTTGTCCAGCAGCTGGGCCAGCGAGGTCAAGGTGGTGGACACTGTGGCAACATTCTCTACAGTGCGAGCCCAGAGCAGGCGGTCCAGCTCCCAGTCAGCCAGTCCCTCATTCCCTGGGCTCTCCAGCAGAAACTCTGGGGGCAGCACCTCCCGAGATACCCCAAACAGTaacctgggagcagaggggaaggtccCAGCCTGTGTCACAGGCCCACGGTCCTGCACATGCTCCCCCactcttccccttctccagtgCACTCAGTCCTGGCAGGACTCAGCCTAGAACTGATGGCCTCCTACACATGGGGCAGGACAAGATGAGCTTCCCACACCAGGAgacagcagatgtgctggcaTCCCTGCCCAAGGAGTGGTGCTGGCTGATGGTCAGCACCTCAGAAGCCAGGAAAAGCCACCCTCAGCCCCCAGAGGGCCAAGTGAGCTGCTGGGCTCCAGCACAGGCACAGCCTGCTCCAATCTGCACCGATTCACACATGCTCTGGGAGGAGAGCACAGATAGGCCTGGGGAGGCAACAGCATGTCCTCACCGGAGCTGGGCCAGGAAAACCTCCATCACTCGCACCATGTCCACATCCACGCGCAGCGGGAGCGAGGCCTGGGGAGGAGCAGGGCCTTCCACGTTGTACACCTGCAAGAGAGCGCATCAGCCAGGCACAACCAGAGCCACGGGGCTGGCAGCGCTACCAGCACTTGCCACAGGCACGGAGGGGCAGCAGCCACCTCGTCAGAGGGCTGCCAGCACCCCACTACACCGTACCATGATGCCGCCCCAGCGGGGGCTGTGGAAGGCGTTGGTGCCCACCAGGGCTCCATCCTTGTCCTGGATGTAGAGGGGGGAGTGGGAGCGCTCTGGCACGTACAGCAGGAAGTTCAGCACGGGGTAGAGGGAAGCAGCGCTGGAGCCTGCAGTGAGAGTCACAGTCAAAGCCTTCCCCTGGCCcgtggggagggggagagcagaCCACCCATGCTCAGTACCAGGGCAGAGCCCAGtgctgctcctcacagcagcacCTTAAACAGCAAGCCCCAAGCGGAGCTCCCAGCCCGGCAGTCTCAGACACCTTTGCTCCTGTCTGGGGCTgacggggcagggggctgctgggagggaagggcacAGGCCGTAAGCAAAGCTGTCCCTTCCTCAGCAGACCCTGACCCCGTGAGAGCCAGGTCGGGAGTGCAGCGCTCACCCAGCCTGGCCTCCACAGGGTTGATGACGTGCGGGAGGCTGTGTGCGCTCAGGAGGAAGCTGGAGGACTCCTTGTCAAAGCGTGGCGTCACCCCGAGGACAGCGTAGTACAGGATCTGCAGGGATGCAACAGAGATGTTACTGGTGGTGCAGCTCAGGACATCCGACGCGACCAAGGCTGGGCCCTCCCCGTTGCATCTCCCAGCCCTCACCTGAGAGTCAACAGAGAAGTTGGCCATGAAGCTCAGTTTGTCCAGGAAGGGCTGCACATAGTGGCTCACGGCACCCTCGATGTCCCAGTGCACAGCGTGGGACTTGGGGTCAGGGTTCAGCAGGCTGAAGGTGATCTCGTACCCTGCCAAGCACCGAGAGCCTGTGAGACACTGACACAGAGACCCACCTGGTGACTCTAAGGCCAGGCACGCCACCACCGCAGAGCTCCTGAGAGCCGACAGGGCTCAGCCCCCTTCTCCTTGGCCCTCCCTGACACAGGGCCACACTctggtgccccaacatgccctgATCACAGCACAGATCCTGGCCCAGAGCCACAGGCAAGGGCAAAGGGAGGACCCCACAGGTCTGCTAGCGCAGAAGACGCTCAGATGCTACCAGCAGGGCAGGGATGGTGTCCCCCTCCCCAAGCCAGCTGGCCTTACCCCGGGACAGGGAATGGGGCTTGGGTGCACGTGCTGCGCGCCCGTACCAAGGCTAGACTTGAAGTGCCGACGGGCGTCAGGGCCGAGCTGGCTGGCGGGCACGCGGTCCGAGAGGGCAGCGGTGATGGAGCTGGTTGTGAAGGACATGACCTGCGTGACCTGCTGGAGGCGGGCGCGGAGGGCAGCCAGGCCCTCCCCGGCCCTCACCAGGGCGCTGCGGTGCTTCCCCACGTACACGCTGATGCCCTGGGGAAAGGGCAGCGGTGAGGGCCGGGAGGAGGCCTGGCTCCTTGCCCTGCCAGCACACCGGAGAACAGCCCGGGGCCACCTGCAACAAGCCAGGGACAGATCTCTCCCCTCAGCCAGCCAGGCCAGGGTGCCTGCAAGAGATGAAGTGCCACATCCCTCCCCAACCACGGGACGCAGACCCAACAGTCCCTCTTTCTCCTTGCAACCTCTGAGGGTTTCTAGCAAAACCTTCTACATCTCAGAGCCCCAGGCCACACCCCAGTATCACACCAACCATGAAGGACCTGGGACTTTCTCCTGGGCAGCCATCCATGCCAACCCATCTGGGATTCATCCACTTGCTCCAGAGCTGCAGCATGAACCACCGTATCTCACGGGGGCAGCTAGAGCACAGAGGCTGGCACTGAAAGGTGCCCTGTCACCCTATGGCCAATGCTTTACCTGAGGGAGGAGCGAGGAGGTTTCAGGGATCACATATACGGTCAGAGAGCCCAGTGAGGCATCCTGCAGCGGGTGCAGAGTAGCATCAGCCTCTGGGGAAGATGGAGGCATTAGCAGGGCTGGGAATCTTGCTCCAACCCTCACCCCACCTCAAGGGGCAGCAAAGGCAAGTCCCCTGCTCAGCCAGGCTCAGAAAGAAGAGCCTGCACCCACCCAGCTGGGTTTAGGCAACGGGAGCAGCAGACACCTCGTCCTGATACCTTGCACAGTAACTGCATCCAGGGCTGCCTCCTCCTGAGCCGTGGTGCTCCGATAGACCATCTCATAGCGGGACATGATGCTGGTTCTCGCTGCCAGGGGAGAAAGCCTGAGTGACGCTGCTAGTCCCAGCGCCTGGCTCCCAGCCACCAGGCCATTCGCGAAAGCGGGGTGCTAGAAGGGACGAGGCACAGCCTCTGAGGGACACGTGCCGCAAGGCTCCTTAGGCGCCAGCTCTAAGCCTCAGACGGCTGCAACCAGCAAGGTGCTGGTCCGGGCTGGCAGGCAGGACAGGTCCAGGGAGCCCTGGGCTGGACAAGCAGGCTCCGGCCTCCCGGGGGAAGAGCAGGAGCCGCGGGGCACCGCGGGGGGGACGAGGCCGCCCAGGAGGGAGCCAGCAGAGCGGGGGCGGGCAGAGGAAGCTCTTACGGTTCAAGAGCGTCTCCTCCTCCTGCGTCTCCCTGAAGGGCAGCGGCCTCGGCAGGTCTCCGGGCAGCGACCCGGGGGCGAAGACCACGGCGACGGGCGCAGCCAGCTGGAACTGAGCACAGCGCGTTAACGGGaccggccgccgcccgcggcgccccgctcccccctccccctagGCCCCCGGCGCTCACCGACAGCTCGCCCAGCGCGGCGATGTCGGCGTAGGGCAGCGCGGCGCGGTACGTCTCCGTCGTCCTCCACCACAGCGGCAGCCCCAGCACCACGGCGATGGCCGCGAAGGACAGGgcggcccgccggccccgcgccttCTCTGCGGGGACACGCTTCAGCACCGGGCAACGGCAACGGCCGCGGACGGACGGTtcccggggggaagggggaacgGCCGCAGCCGGACAGCGGCCGGACGCCCGGGCCCCCCTCGGTACCTGCTTCATCCGCAGccgctgctcccgccgccgccgccattctCACTTCCTGGCCGGGCTCGTGAGGGGCGGGGCTTACACATAGCTCAGCCTTTCAGAGCGCCCTGTCTCCAGAGCAGCCAATGGGCGCAGAGGCTGGTGCGCGGCTGCGTAGATGGGCGGCCAGTAGCGCCAGTCAGCGCTCTCTACCTGTCTCGAGGGGGCGGGCTTTGGCCGCGCCGCCCCTACGGGTGCCTCGGAGGGACAGGCATGACGGAGGCGCGCCCGcgcgggcggcagggggcgcaggGGGCGcctgtgcagcgccgagcaccgagCACCGAGCACCGCGGTGCGAGGGGGAGAGGGAACGAGAGGAGGGACAGGGA
It encodes:
- the PIGS gene encoding GPI transamidase component PIG-S isoform X1, with the translated sequence MAAAAGAAAADEAEKARGRRAALSFAAIAVVLGLPLWWRTTETYRAALPYADIAALGELSFQLAAPVAVVFAPGSLPGDLPRPLPFRETQEEETLLNPRTSIMSRYEMVYRSTTAQEEAALDAVTVQEADATLHPLQDASLGSLTVYVIPETSSLLPQGISVYVGKHRSALVRAGEGLAALRARLQQVTQVMSFTTSSITAALSDRVPASQLGPDARRHFKSSLGYEITFSLLNPDPKSHAVHWDIEGAVSHYVQPFLDKLSFMANFSVDSQILYYAVLGVTPRFDKESSSFLLSAHSLPHVINPVEARLGSSAASLYPVLNFLLYVPERSHSPLYIQDKDGALVGTNAFHSPRWGGIMVYNVEGPAPPQASLPLRVDVDMVRVMEVFLAQLRLLFGVSREVLPPEFLLESPGNEGLADWELDRLLWARTVENVATVSTTLTSLAQLLDKIGNIVIKDDVASEVYRAVAAVQSAMAELATGRLHSAFQASKEAVTSSERAFFDPSLLHLLYFPDDQKFAIYIPLFLPMAVPILLSLAKIFREAKQRKKEPTKTD
- the PIGS gene encoding GPI transamidase component PIG-S isoform X2, with the protein product MAAAAGAAAADEAEKARGRRAALSFAAIAVVLGLPLWWRTTETYRAALPYADIAALGELSFQLAAPVAVVFAPGSLPGDLPRPLPFRETQEEETLLNPRTSIMSRYEMVYRSTTAQEEAALDAVTVQEADATLHPLQDASLGSLTVYVIPETSSLLPQCLTGSRCLAGYEITFSLLNPDPKSHAVHWDIEGAVSHYVQPFLDKLSFMANFSVDSQILYYAVLGVTPRFDKESSSFLLSAHSLPHVINPVEARLGSSAASLYPVLNFLLYVPERSHSPLYIQDKDGALVGTNAFHSPRWGGIMVYNVEGPAPPQASLPLRVDVDMVRVMEVFLAQLRLLFGVSREVLPPEFLLESPGNEGLADWELDRLLWARTVENVATVSTTLTSLAQLLDKIGNIVIKDDVASEVYRAVAAVQSAMAELATGRLHSAFQASKEAVTSSERAFFDPSLLHLLYFPDDQKFAIYIPLFLPMAVPILLSLAKIFREAKQRKKEPTKTD